A single Blastopirellula retiformator DNA region contains:
- a CDS encoding leucine-rich repeat domain-containing protein, with protein sequence MVVLRSLRAAGGVLLLLLAVWGARADDADLAPAILEATEGLRKSGASVNYYENAEGQILFSVNFVDAPATEENLRYLVKLPHVERLWLGRNFQLNEASWEAIMQLRELGYLYLHTQPTDDDMRLIAQLPNLRTLLLDGQNLTNTGLWYLEELRYLENLTIQSASFDGDCFQYLSNIRSLTSLTLTSNKLKSSDLAGLGQLPHLELLFLSVKSVDGAGFAEIGKLTHLRSLNLRNVRTKAEQLEPLAQLQQLQFLTMNDSVIQGGLGSIGSLRNLHRLELANSTVSDGDLDALTAMPLLTNLNLSHTKVTDDGLKKLSQMKRLNTLNVRNTAVTKAGLRSLQKQWPQLIISASINFIEPKEADEAKLKSPKFKD encoded by the coding sequence ATGGTGGTTTTGCGGTCGTTACGTGCAGCGGGCGGAGTGCTGCTGCTGTTGCTCGCCGTTTGGGGAGCGAGAGCCGACGACGCCGATCTAGCGCCGGCGATTTTGGAAGCGACCGAAGGCTTGCGCAAGAGCGGCGCCAGCGTCAACTATTACGAAAACGCTGAAGGGCAGATTCTGTTCAGCGTCAATTTCGTCGACGCCCCGGCGACCGAGGAAAATCTGCGTTACTTGGTGAAGCTGCCCCATGTCGAGCGTCTCTGGCTCGGCCGCAACTTCCAGCTGAACGAAGCTTCCTGGGAAGCGATCATGCAGCTGCGCGAGCTGGGATATCTCTACCTGCATACACAGCCGACCGACGACGACATGCGGCTAATTGCGCAGTTGCCCAACCTGCGAACCTTACTCTTGGATGGTCAAAACCTGACCAACACCGGTTTGTGGTATTTGGAAGAGCTGCGTTATCTCGAAAACCTGACGATCCAAAGCGCCAGCTTCGACGGCGATTGTTTTCAGTACCTGTCAAACATTCGCAGCCTGACCAGTTTGACCCTAACGTCGAACAAGCTCAAGTCGAGCGACCTGGCGGGACTTGGCCAATTGCCGCACCTTGAGTTGCTGTTCCTCAGCGTGAAGAGCGTCGATGGCGCCGGTTTCGCCGAGATCGGCAAGCTGACTCATCTGCGCAGTCTCAATCTACGCAACGTGCGCACCAAGGCCGAGCAGCTAGAGCCGCTCGCCCAACTGCAGCAACTGCAATTCCTGACGATGAACGACAGTGTGATCCAAGGCGGCTTAGGGTCGATCGGGAGTTTGCGAAATCTACATCGTTTGGAGTTGGCGAATTCGACGGTCAGCGATGGCGACCTCGACGCGCTGACCGCGATGCCGCTGCTCACCAATCTGAACCTCTCCCATACCAAGGTCACCGACGACGGTTTGAAAAAACTGAGTCAGATGAAACGACTTAACACGCTGAACGTGCGGAACACCGCAGTGACCAAAGCAGGGTTGCGCTCGCTGCAAAAGCAATGGCCGCAGCTGATCATCAGCGCTTCGATCAATTTTATTGAGCCGAAAGAAGCGGACGAGGCGAAATTGAAGTCGCCAAAATTCAAAGATTAG
- a CDS encoding RodZ family helix-turn-helix domain-containing protein, which translates to MTRTWMILLTLLLIGGPVFAQTDGRVSSQATAHPIPTVRPPSPLNESDKAAAAPLATSPAPSTATSTEKPAGVSSSAWRSPSETIKTASAYSSGNSASPMSAATRSEPLPASGSLLKVTSGLNELPHDQGQVWRDYDITPYTLRVTSTSKPEQAIIDWILRETGTDVWFGSPLGLLHADKNTLRVYHTPEMQQIVRDVVEDFVESQAEVKTLGLRLVTVKSPNWRRLAYRMMQPVSVKTPGIEAWLLSKENAAILLDSLRKRSDYKEHQAANLLIHNGQSSAVSMLKPQTFMRSVRATAAWPGYELQSDQIEAGFSLEVSPLLAPDDRTIDAVLKCSVDQIEKFVNVDIDVPTATGGSQSIQVQIPQMVSWRLHERFRWPSDQVLLISCGVVAQPDMGVSTAASFPISLPLPSSPARADGLMFVEYLGPAKSKPGQTPVTPNAAAIDNRGRY; encoded by the coding sequence ATGACGCGAACATGGATGATATTGCTGACCCTGCTACTGATTGGCGGCCCGGTCTTCGCCCAGACCGACGGACGCGTTAGCTCGCAGGCGACCGCCCACCCGATTCCAACGGTCCGCCCCCCTTCTCCGCTGAACGAAAGCGACAAGGCGGCCGCCGCTCCCTTGGCGACTTCCCCGGCGCCTTCGACTGCAACATCGACAGAAAAGCCGGCCGGCGTCTCGAGTTCGGCCTGGCGCAGTCCTAGCGAAACGATCAAAACCGCGTCCGCCTATTCCTCGGGGAATTCCGCTTCGCCGATGAGCGCCGCGACGCGTAGCGAGCCGCTGCCGGCTTCCGGTTCGCTGCTGAAGGTGACCAGCGGTTTGAACGAACTGCCGCATGACCAAGGTCAGGTTTGGCGCGACTATGACATTACTCCTTATACGCTGCGGGTCACGTCGACCTCGAAGCCGGAACAGGCGATCATCGACTGGATCTTGCGAGAAACGGGGACCGACGTCTGGTTTGGTTCTCCGTTGGGATTGCTGCACGCCGACAAGAACACCCTGCGGGTCTACCACACCCCCGAGATGCAACAGATCGTGCGGGACGTGGTCGAAGATTTTGTCGAAAGCCAGGCCGAAGTAAAGACCTTGGGGCTGCGTCTGGTAACGGTCAAAAGCCCGAACTGGCGCCGTCTGGCCTACCGCATGATGCAGCCGGTCTCGGTGAAAACGCCGGGGATCGAAGCCTGGCTGCTCAGCAAAGAAAACGCGGCGATCCTGCTCGATAGCCTCCGCAAGCGGAGCGACTACAAAGAGCATCAAGCGGCGAACCTGCTGATTCACAATGGCCAATCAAGCGCGGTCTCGATGCTCAAGCCGCAAACGTTCATGCGTTCGGTCCGTGCGACCGCCGCCTGGCCGGGTTACGAACTGCAAAGCGATCAGATCGAAGCCGGCTTTTCGCTGGAGGTGAGCCCGCTGCTTGCCCCCGACGACCGCACGATTGACGCGGTGCTGAAGTGCAGCGTCGACCAGATTGAGAAGTTCGTGAACGTCGATATCGACGTGCCGACCGCCACCGGCGGCTCGCAATCAATCCAGGTCCAAATTCCGCAAATGGTCAGCTGGCGGCTGCACGAGCGATTCCGCTGGCCATCGGATCAGGTGCTGCTGATCAGCTGCGGCGTGGTGGCTCAGCCCGATATGGGAGTCTCAACGGCCGCTTCTTTCCCAATCTCATTGCCCCTGCCCAGCAGCCCGGCTCGCGCCGATGGGCTGATGTTTGTCGAGTATCTGGGGCCGGCGAAATCGAAGCCGGGCCAGACGCCGGTCACGCCCAATGCGGCGGCGATCGACAATCGCGGTCGGTACTAG
- a CDS encoding beta-ketoacyl-[acyl-carrier-protein] synthase family protein, with protein sequence MAEVGNRRVVVTGYGCITPFGNTIEAFWDGVAAAQNGVALLQSLPTDALPTSYGAEATAFAGDIGEFGPLDKNQQRSIRKNLKVMCREIQMGVAAAQLALHHADLTSGKFDPERTGVVYGSDYMMTLPEEYAKGVMKCEAELAAHNFDHWATQGMPEINPLWLLKYLPNMPASHIAIFNDMRGPNNSLTLREASSNAAIGESFMTILRGHADVIVTGATGTRVHEMRSVHTVLQEQIASGESAGLCRPFDKNRNGMILGEGAGAMVLETAEHAEARGAKPLAEILGQGMSTVIDRSGASNRRLALVNAIRFALNEAQLSAADIGHINAHGLATPDSDQQEAAAIVDVFGDVEKQPPVVAVKSNVGNLGAAGGVVELIASLMAMDKKQFFPILNYETPDPECPVNLVRETIAASSGPVLNLNVTPQGQAAVVIASV encoded by the coding sequence ATGGCGGAAGTCGGAAATCGCCGCGTCGTTGTCACCGGATACGGCTGCATCACCCCCTTCGGCAATACGATCGAAGCGTTCTGGGATGGAGTCGCCGCTGCGCAAAACGGCGTCGCTTTGCTGCAAAGTTTGCCTACGGACGCTTTGCCGACTTCTTATGGCGCAGAAGCGACCGCCTTTGCCGGCGACATTGGCGAATTTGGGCCGCTCGACAAGAATCAGCAGCGATCGATTCGTAAGAATCTGAAAGTGATGTGCCGCGAGATCCAGATGGGGGTCGCTGCGGCCCAGTTGGCGCTGCATCATGCCGATCTCACCAGCGGGAAGTTTGATCCCGAGCGGACCGGCGTCGTCTACGGCTCTGACTACATGATGACCTTGCCCGAAGAGTACGCGAAGGGGGTCATGAAGTGCGAGGCCGAACTCGCAGCGCACAACTTCGATCACTGGGCCACGCAAGGCATGCCCGAGATCAACCCGCTCTGGTTGCTCAAATACCTGCCGAATATGCCGGCCAGCCATATCGCGATCTTCAATGATATGAGGGGCCCCAACAATTCGCTCACGCTTCGCGAAGCGTCGTCCAACGCCGCGATCGGCGAGTCGTTTATGACGATCCTCCGCGGCCACGCCGACGTGATCGTGACGGGCGCAACCGGTACCCGGGTGCATGAAATGCGTTCGGTGCACACGGTTTTGCAGGAACAAATCGCCTCGGGCGAATCGGCCGGTCTTTGCCGTCCGTTCGATAAGAACCGCAATGGCATGATCCTGGGCGAAGGCGCGGGCGCGATGGTTCTGGAAACCGCCGAGCACGCCGAAGCCCGCGGGGCGAAGCCGCTGGCCGAGATCCTGGGACAAGGGATGTCGACCGTCATCGACCGCAGCGGCGCGTCGAATCGTCGCCTGGCATTGGTCAATGCGATCCGCTTCGCCTTGAACGAAGCGCAACTGTCCGCAGCCGACATCGGTCATATCAACGCCCACGGATTGGCGACGCCCGACAGCGATCAGCAGGAAGCGGCGGCGATCGTTGACGTCTTTGGCGATGTCGAAAAGCAACCGCCGGTAGTCGCCGTAAAGAGCAACGTTGGCAACCTTGGCGCCGCGGGGGGCGTGGTTGAGTTGATCGCCAGTCTGATGGCGATGGACAAGAAGCAGTTCTTCCCCATTCTGAATTACGAAACGCCCGATCCCGAATGTCCGGTCAACCTGGTCCGGGAAACGATCGCCGCGTCGAGTGGACCGGTTCTCAATCTGAACGTGACTCCGCAAGGTCAGGCCGCCGTCGTCATCGCAAGCGTCTAG
- a CDS encoding leucine-rich repeat domain-containing protein translates to MISQRYCIASLFLPLITLATAWAQPAPIPGTPNRGIAVPQVVNDDFLLTEAVVAELEQAGCTFGYAGSLRNELFQWHEYACVRVEGNKLKPEQWKLLLQLPDVKLLSLHQTEFGDEVGDVLAQMHQLTELQLHESFDDKGIRAVTTLSPLKALLIAKTEASPDSFFGLEELRKLEQVEFTDLVVNTAVIGGLRGLPKLNQFNIRNSQLELPWGLDQRSFPELKTLAIDGGAASEALVSEVCAVPTLRQLQLSCPTGELTTTDFRRLTGLPNLVELSVAQSALPDQSCPLPQPQQKIVKLNVGGTGVGDQFLSTIRDFPNLRELDLTGTKVTDAGLANLSQLPKLETLTLSDTAISSTGAKHFAQLQSLRELHLHGTQLDGQAFLDIAKLKNLEWIDLSQSNVQGKHLLELRKLPKLRGIVLMNTPIGTADLPYLKQLYHIEEIYVEETKLTNEEQIKLHEALAKARNFRPSA, encoded by the coding sequence ATGATTTCGCAACGTTATTGCATCGCTTCATTATTCTTACCGCTGATTACGCTCGCTACTGCGTGGGCTCAGCCCGCGCCAATTCCCGGTACGCCTAATCGTGGGATCGCGGTTCCGCAAGTCGTCAACGATGACTTTCTTTTGACCGAAGCGGTCGTCGCTGAGCTTGAGCAAGCAGGTTGCACTTTCGGTTACGCCGGTTCTTTACGAAATGAACTCTTTCAGTGGCACGAGTATGCCTGCGTCCGGGTCGAAGGCAACAAGCTGAAGCCCGAACAATGGAAGTTGCTGCTGCAACTGCCCGACGTCAAGCTGTTGTCGCTCCATCAAACCGAGTTTGGGGATGAGGTCGGCGACGTGCTGGCGCAAATGCATCAGCTGACCGAATTGCAACTGCACGAAAGTTTCGATGACAAAGGAATTCGCGCTGTCACGACGCTCAGTCCGCTCAAAGCGCTGCTGATCGCCAAGACCGAGGCGTCGCCCGATAGCTTTTTTGGCCTGGAAGAGCTCCGCAAGTTGGAGCAGGTCGAATTCACCGATCTAGTTGTGAATACGGCGGTGATCGGCGGCCTCCGCGGTCTGCCAAAGCTGAATCAATTCAACATTCGCAACAGCCAATTGGAACTACCCTGGGGATTGGATCAACGTTCGTTCCCAGAGCTGAAGACGCTGGCCATTGACGGGGGCGCCGCCAGCGAAGCCCTGGTCAGCGAGGTCTGCGCCGTTCCGACGCTTCGTCAGTTGCAGCTCTCCTGCCCAACCGGAGAGTTGACGACGACCGATTTCCGGCGGTTGACCGGCTTGCCGAACCTAGTGGAGCTGTCGGTCGCCCAGTCGGCGCTCCCCGACCAGTCGTGCCCGTTGCCCCAGCCGCAGCAAAAGATCGTCAAGCTGAACGTGGGCGGTACCGGCGTCGGGGATCAGTTCCTTTCGACCATTCGCGACTTCCCCAATCTCCGCGAACTCGACCTGACCGGCACCAAGGTGACTGACGCCGGTCTGGCGAACCTGTCGCAGTTGCCGAAGCTGGAGACGTTGACTCTTAGTGATACCGCGATCAGTTCGACCGGAGCCAAGCACTTTGCCCAATTGCAGTCGCTGCGCGAGTTGCATTTGCATGGCACGCAGTTAGACGGTCAGGCTTTTCTGGATATCGCCAAGTTGAAGAACCTGGAATGGATCGATCTGAGCCAGTCGAATGTGCAGGGAAAGCATCTGTTGGAACTGCGAAAGCTGCCGAAGCTTCGCGGGATCGTATTGATGAACACGCCCATTGGTACGGCTGACCTGCCCTATCTGAAGCAGCTGTACCACATCGAAGAGATCTACGTCGAAGAGACCAAGCTGACCAACGAAGAGCAGATCAAACTGCACGAAGCGCTGGCCAAGGCTCGCAACTTCCGCCCGAGCGCCTAG
- a CDS encoding DUF4175 family protein has translation MATDTSDSSKTESASGQINDDGLIQKKLRKTRWQLKIAELAAACMLFAAGTIAFLLMLAVIDHWVLDLSFPLRLLALAVFLGSAGYFVWSTILPLLWRTISPVYAARMIEQGQPALKNGLINLLFLKQEATPIHRAVLDTVQQRAASDLKQYATETTVDFSKAIRIGYVFAALALAFVVYKIASPKDPIATVQRVISPWADIARPSRVDIVEVLPGDTKIYQGQTVDVAVKVYNIDDDEKVKLYYSSADRRIVDQLVSLQPDESGLYFQGVIAPEGKGIQHDLAYYIKAGDAKTRDYNITAAPAPSIEVVDVRYDYPAYTGDAPVTQSRDGAIKALEGTRVTVKAVSNMPMDEAFIEFDPDAGEYAKIARTKMTVNSEDPTSAIGTFVIELLRQPAADDPNKFDTTPKHRRYQLRFKTTEGDLNPYPVAYPIEVIRDLTPEVELLRPTTEKIQVPANGGAAMEYRAIDPDYAVRQLTVIGEIGGKEKFRAPLLKQSTTGNVLETFRFVPSERDLKEGDQVVVYALVEDNRTDATGRWTPNVALSRSLTIEITAPEKGAEKQIPPKNPDGGQQEDQPGQEGGQEGDPMKDGGQNGGDQPEDGNQGGDKQQGGDKGQEGDQNQEGGDQQQEGGKQQQGGDKNQQGGEQQGGQEQEGGQQNQEGGQQQQEGGGDQNQPGGQQQPGGDQGQQEGMQQGDQNQPGGQPQAGGQQNQSGGGQQNGMQQQQEGGGEGKPNGQQQPGGQDQIGGGQQQKAGGDQNQQRGSQQQTGDPNQEGGASGSQQNQGAQDPNQQVQPKPLSAEGAEDGDAFERIKEYLEKKDQEGGGQKSGEQESTLPGEKADGGASQPGQADQQDRQHEAMENRTPQEGGEPNGTESGPDSTADNSRQSGGGKSEGSPAEDQQTGREQGDGDNKDQQGDEAGGDSKKGGHAETEEKFDPKGEERKNDNGNGDAGPSGAGNPGAEEDQGSPSSPNEVENSPTMKKGKPEGGEEPGNKGPKSAVGEDSKKQSDSSGDGDGDRSGGGDAGGGQSAKQHGHDSPGETSAADKGASASEQRGDGETGTRAGDQQKTDRQTGAPGEEMGEGSGRDSKGGGDESGGGKPGEPKDQTGEKPESSGESNQYGEGNPTGGGGLPSQQNASPDAGGPEHGGDQANLDYARRATDMVLDKLEHDQKEPDQELLDNLGWTKEQFRDFMQRWKTMKQAAETAPEGSDAKQEMDEALRSLGLTPGQDRVRRADSSAAQQGGAADVNRSRPPAAFLEQYKAYLKGSAKQAPR, from the coding sequence ATGGCGACTGATACCAGCGACTCCTCCAAGACCGAATCGGCGTCGGGTCAGATCAACGATGATGGCCTGATTCAGAAGAAACTGCGTAAGACCCGTTGGCAGTTGAAAATCGCGGAACTGGCGGCGGCCTGCATGTTATTCGCGGCCGGCACGATCGCCTTCCTGCTGATGTTGGCGGTGATCGATCACTGGGTGCTCGATCTCAGTTTCCCGCTGCGTCTGCTTGCGCTGGCCGTCTTTCTGGGAAGCGCTGGCTACTTTGTCTGGTCGACCATTTTGCCGCTGCTGTGGCGCACGATCAGCCCGGTCTATGCCGCGCGGATGATCGAGCAAGGGCAACCGGCGCTGAAGAACGGTTTGATCAACCTGTTGTTTCTAAAACAGGAAGCGACGCCGATCCATCGCGCCGTGCTCGATACGGTGCAGCAGCGGGCGGCGTCCGACTTAAAACAATACGCGACCGAAACGACGGTCGACTTCTCGAAGGCGATTCGCATCGGCTATGTCTTCGCCGCACTGGCGCTGGCGTTCGTCGTTTACAAGATCGCCTCGCCGAAAGATCCGATCGCAACCGTGCAGCGGGTGATTTCGCCATGGGCCGATATCGCACGTCCGTCGCGGGTCGACATTGTCGAGGTCTTGCCGGGCGATACGAAGATTTACCAAGGTCAGACGGTCGACGTCGCGGTGAAGGTTTACAATATCGACGATGACGAGAAGGTCAAGCTCTACTACTCGTCTGCCGATCGCCGCATCGTCGACCAGCTGGTCTCGCTGCAGCCCGACGAGAGCGGGCTCTACTTCCAAGGCGTGATCGCGCCCGAAGGCAAAGGGATTCAGCACGATTTGGCTTATTACATCAAGGCTGGCGACGCCAAGACCCGCGACTACAACATTACGGCCGCTCCCGCGCCGTCGATCGAAGTGGTTGACGTGCGCTACGACTACCCCGCTTACACCGGCGACGCCCCGGTGACGCAGTCGCGCGACGGCGCGATCAAGGCGCTTGAAGGAACCCGGGTGACGGTCAAAGCGGTCTCGAACATGCCGATGGACGAGGCGTTCATCGAGTTCGATCCTGACGCCGGCGAATACGCGAAGATTGCCCGCACCAAGATGACGGTCAACAGCGAAGATCCAACCAGCGCGATCGGCACGTTCGTGATCGAACTGCTCCGGCAACCAGCCGCGGACGATCCGAATAAGTTCGATACCACGCCGAAGCATCGCCGCTATCAATTGCGGTTCAAGACGACCGAAGGAGATCTGAACCCCTATCCGGTCGCTTACCCGATCGAGGTGATCCGCGATCTAACGCCGGAGGTCGAACTGCTGCGTCCAACCACCGAAAAGATTCAAGTGCCGGCCAATGGCGGCGCGGCGATGGAGTATCGCGCGATCGATCCTGACTACGCCGTGCGGCAACTGACGGTGATCGGCGAGATTGGCGGCAAGGAAAAGTTCCGCGCTCCGCTGTTAAAGCAATCGACCACCGGCAATGTGCTGGAGACCTTCCGCTTTGTTCCTAGTGAACGTGATCTGAAAGAAGGCGATCAGGTGGTCGTCTACGCGTTGGTCGAAGATAACCGTACCGACGCCACCGGCCGTTGGACGCCGAACGTGGCTCTTTCTCGCTCGCTGACGATCGAAATCACCGCGCCGGAGAAAGGCGCCGAAAAGCAGATTCCCCCAAAGAACCCCGATGGTGGACAGCAAGAAGACCAGCCTGGCCAGGAAGGTGGGCAGGAAGGAGATCCGATGAAAGATGGCGGCCAAAATGGCGGCGATCAGCCTGAGGATGGGAATCAAGGAGGCGACAAGCAGCAAGGAGGAGACAAAGGTCAGGAAGGGGATCAGAACCAAGAAGGCGGCGACCAGCAGCAGGAAGGCGGCAAACAACAGCAAGGTGGCGACAAGAACCAACAAGGCGGCGAGCAGCAAGGCGGCCAAGAGCAAGAAGGCGGTCAGCAGAACCAGGAAGGTGGCCAACAGCAACAAGAAGGTGGCGGTGATCAGAACCAACCTGGCGGACAGCAGCAACCCGGCGGCGACCAAGGCCAGCAAGAAGGGATGCAGCAAGGAGACCAAAACCAGCCGGGCGGTCAGCCACAAGCAGGCGGCCAGCAGAATCAGTCTGGTGGCGGTCAGCAGAACGGCATGCAGCAGCAACAGGAAGGTGGCGGCGAAGGAAAGCCAAACGGTCAGCAGCAGCCAGGCGGTCAAGATCAAATCGGCGGCGGCCAGCAGCAGAAGGCGGGCGGCGATCAGAATCAACAGCGCGGCTCGCAGCAGCAAACCGGCGACCCGAATCAAGAAGGAGGAGCTTCCGGTTCGCAGCAGAACCAAGGCGCCCAAGATCCGAACCAGCAGGTCCAGCCGAAACCGCTCTCGGCCGAAGGCGCCGAAGATGGCGACGCGTTTGAGCGGATCAAGGAATACCTAGAAAAGAAAGATCAAGAAGGGGGCGGTCAAAAGAGCGGCGAGCAAGAGAGCACGCTGCCCGGCGAAAAGGCGGATGGTGGGGCCTCGCAGCCTGGTCAGGCCGATCAGCAAGATCGTCAGCACGAAGCGATGGAGAATCGCACGCCGCAGGAAGGGGGCGAGCCTAACGGAACCGAGTCTGGCCCCGATTCGACCGCTGACAATTCGCGCCAAAGCGGCGGCGGCAAGTCGGAAGGCTCTCCGGCCGAAGACCAGCAGACTGGTCGCGAGCAAGGGGATGGCGACAACAAAGATCAACAAGGGGACGAAGCTGGCGGCGACTCCAAGAAGGGTGGCCACGCCGAGACCGAAGAAAAGTTTGATCCCAAGGGGGAAGAACGCAAAAACGACAATGGCAACGGCGACGCCGGCCCGTCGGGCGCCGGCAATCCTGGCGCTGAAGAGGACCAGGGAAGTCCCTCGTCCCCCAACGAAGTCGAAAACTCGCCAACGATGAAGAAGGGCAAACCGGAAGGTGGCGAAGAGCCCGGTAACAAAGGTCCCAAGAGCGCAGTCGGCGAAGACTCCAAGAAGCAAAGCGACAGTTCCGGCGATGGCGACGGCGATCGCTCAGGCGGCGGTGATGCTGGCGGTGGACAATCGGCCAAGCAACATGGTCATGACTCGCCGGGCGAAACCAGCGCCGCCGACAAAGGGGCGTCCGCTTCCGAGCAGCGCGGCGATGGCGAAACCGGTACCAGGGCGGGCGATCAACAAAAGACCGATCGCCAGACCGGCGCCCCCGGCGAAGAAATGGGAGAAGGTAGCGGTCGCGACAGCAAAGGGGGCGGCGACGAGTCAGGCGGCGGCAAGCCGGGCGAGCCGAAGGACCAAACCGGGGAAAAGCCGGAGAGTAGCGGCGAGTCGAACCAGTACGGCGAAGGCAATCCGACCGGGGGCGGTGGTCTGCCGAGTCAACAAAACGCTTCGCCCGACGCCGGCGGTCCTGAGCACGGCGGCGACCAGGCGAACCTGGATTATGCCCGCCGTGCGACCGATATGGTGCTCGATAAGCTGGAGCATGATCAGAAAGAGCCGGACCAAGAGCTGCTCGACAACCTCGGCTGGACGAAGGAGCAATTCCGCGACTTCATGCAGCGGTGGAAAACGATGAAGCAAGCGGCCGAGACGGCGCCCGAAGGAAGCGACGCCAAGCAAGAGATGGACGAAGCGCTTCGCAGCCTTGGTTTGACGCCGGGGCAAGATCGCGTCCGCCGAGCCGATTCGAGCGCCGCCCAACAAGGGGGCGCCGCCGATGTCAACCGGTCGCGACCGCCGGCCGCATTTCTGGAACAATACAAGGCTTACCTCAAAGGCTCCGCCAAACAGGCGCCTCGCTAA